In Neisseria dentiae, one DNA window encodes the following:
- a CDS encoding alpha-ketoacid dehydrogenase subunit beta, with translation MSRQLTMKLAINEAIDQEMTRDPTVIMMGEDIVGGAGASGERDAWGGVLGLSKGLYAKHGDRLIDTPLSEAAYVGAAIGAATCGLRPVAELMFIDFMGVCFDQILNQAAKFRYMFGGKAETPVVIRAMVGGGFSAAAQHSQMLTPMFTHVPGLKVVCPSNAYDAKGLLVQAIRDNDPVIFCEHKSLYASKSEVPEELYAIPFGQANIVREGKDATIVTYGMMVPRSLEAARALEKEGVEAEVIDLRTLSPLDIDTVLKSVEKTGRLVVVDEASPRCNIATDISAQVCQQIFGALKSGIQMVSPPHVPVPFSNVLEKIYLPGGKQIADAVRKTMNAAATA, from the coding sequence ATGTCCCGCCAATTAACCATGAAATTAGCGATTAACGAAGCCATCGACCAAGAGATGACCCGCGACCCCACCGTGATTATGATGGGTGAAGACATTGTCGGCGGCGCCGGCGCCAGCGGCGAACGCGACGCCTGGGGCGGCGTGCTCGGCCTGTCGAAAGGCCTGTATGCCAAACACGGCGACCGCCTGATCGACACCCCGCTTTCCGAAGCAGCCTACGTCGGCGCCGCCATCGGTGCCGCCACCTGCGGCCTGCGTCCGGTTGCCGAGTTGATGTTTATCGACTTTATGGGCGTGTGCTTCGACCAAATCCTCAACCAGGCCGCCAAGTTCCGCTATATGTTCGGCGGCAAGGCCGAAACGCCCGTGGTAATCCGCGCCATGGTCGGCGGCGGCTTCAGCGCGGCGGCGCAACACAGCCAGATGCTCACGCCCATGTTTACCCATGTGCCCGGCCTGAAAGTGGTGTGCCCTTCCAACGCCTACGATGCCAAAGGTTTGCTGGTGCAGGCCATCCGCGACAACGACCCGGTAATTTTCTGCGAACACAAGAGCCTTTACGCCTCTAAATCCGAAGTGCCCGAAGAGCTGTATGCCATCCCCTTCGGCCAGGCCAATATCGTGCGCGAAGGCAAAGACGCCACCATCGTTACCTACGGCATGATGGTGCCGCGCAGCCTCGAAGCCGCCCGCGCGCTCGAAAAAGAAGGCGTGGAAGCGGAAGTGATCGACCTGCGCACACTCTCGCCGCTCGATATCGACACCGTACTCAAATCGGTGGAAAAAACCGGCCGCCTGGTGGTGGTGGACGAAGCCAGCCCGCGCTGCAACATCGCCACCGATATTTCCGCCCAAGTGTGCCAGCAGATTTTCGGCGCGCTCAAATCGGGCATCCAGATGGTATCGCCGCCGCACGTGCCCGTGCCGTTCTCAAACGTGCTGGAAAAAATCTACC
- a CDS encoding thiamine pyrophosphate-dependent dehydrogenase E1 component subunit alpha, which yields MSTKLPLDKNQLLDVYRRMKTIRDFEERLHVDFARGDIPGFVHLYAGEEATGTGVLYHLNDEDRITSTHRGHGHCIAKGVDVIGMMKEIYGKRDGVCRGKGGSMHIADLSKGMMGANGIVGAGAPLACGAALAAKFKGNGGVAVTFCGDGAANQGTVLESMNLAAVWNLPVIFVVENNGYAESTSRDYGTASNSFADRGVGFGIPGVVVDGNDFFAVYEAAGEVIRRARNGGGPALLECKTNRFYGHFEGDAQTYRPKGEVEELRANHDCIKIFRQRVTEAGVITDAELDAVDQEVAALIERSVQEAKAAPPCEPEDLLTDVYVSY from the coding sequence ATGAGCACCAAATTGCCTTTGGACAAAAACCAACTGCTCGACGTTTACCGCCGTATGAAAACCATACGCGATTTCGAAGAGCGGCTGCACGTTGACTTCGCGCGCGGCGACATTCCCGGCTTCGTGCACCTTTACGCCGGCGAAGAAGCCACCGGCACCGGCGTACTCTACCACCTGAACGATGAAGACCGCATCACCAGCACCCACCGCGGCCACGGCCACTGTATCGCCAAAGGGGTGGACGTAATCGGCATGATGAAAGAAATCTACGGCAAGCGCGACGGCGTGTGCCGCGGCAAAGGCGGCTCGATGCACATCGCCGATTTGTCGAAAGGCATGATGGGCGCCAACGGCATCGTGGGCGCGGGCGCACCGCTGGCCTGCGGCGCGGCGCTGGCGGCCAAATTCAAAGGCAACGGCGGCGTGGCGGTAACGTTCTGCGGCGACGGCGCGGCCAACCAGGGCACGGTTTTGGAAAGCATGAATCTGGCGGCCGTGTGGAACCTGCCGGTGATTTTCGTGGTGGAAAACAACGGCTATGCCGAATCCACCTCGCGCGACTACGGCACCGCCTCCAACAGCTTTGCCGACCGCGGCGTAGGCTTCGGCATCCCCGGCGTGGTGGTGGACGGCAACGACTTTTTCGCCGTGTATGAAGCTGCAGGCGAAGTTATCCGCCGTGCCCGCAACGGCGGCGGCCCGGCCCTGCTTGAGTGCAAAACCAACCGCTTCTACGGCCACTTCGAGGGCGACGCGCAAACCTACCGCCCCAAGGGCGAAGTGGAAGAATTGCGCGCCAACCACGACTGTATCAAGATTTTCCGCCAACGCGTTACCGAGGCGGGCGTGATTACCGATGCCGAACTCGACGCGGTAGATCAAGAAGTAGCCGCGCTGATCGAACGCTCGGTGCAGGAAGCCAAAGCCGCGCCGCCCTGCGAGCCGGAAGACCTGCTCACCGATGTTTACGTTTCGTACTAA